AttataaaacttgtaaaaatgcgcgatgaaaatattataaagttggTGTTGCATGATAATTGCATGTACATGAAGCCGTCAACCTTACTGTTCCTGTATGAACTTGAAGATTGTGTTGATTATGTATGTCGTCAATTAGATCAACATACGTACAGCGTGAGCAATAAATATAGGaagtttattactattttgcgTCAAAATCATATCACTAATAAAAGCGACGCTATAAAGTTATTAcgcgaaaaatatgataaaacatgTCTCGTAGAGTGTGAGCTAATTGCTTACGCTTTTGATAATATTGTGTATGATGCTTTATATGACAAGTAAAATGTGTAAAGAAAACCAGTCTTGTAAACTGTGAGCTAATTACGTTGTGAATCATATTGTACGTTATgctttatataacaaaataaatgtataaaaatgatattgttagaattatttttttctatatagttttaagttaaaaattattgtataaataaaacgagatgggaaaaaagggaaatatGAGGGggtaaaagaatgtaaaaaatggatacgatatttttttttattcttagacCACCAATTAAACagcttaaataaattttgtaaagcacAGTTGTTCACATGATTCTGACATCGTAAAGTGTACATAATGTCCAACTTGTTTAGAGGTTCTATGTCTTCGTAATGCGTCTCGATATTCTCGACGTAAGCTTCCTGTCTCGCCTCGTTCAGAAGCAAATCACGcaaccattctcgtttctcacATCCCTTGACGTACACGAGAATTTCATCATCGGTTGCAGTTGTACCCATCACCGCCTTTGTAATCAAACTCCTAGCCATGCTGTGCGGAATTAATCCATCCTCCCATGATATTCCATAATGATTCACTTTCAACCATGCCACCTGACATCTTTCTGCCTTGGTAAGGTATTCCCATGGATAAGTGGGTGTAAACAAGTAGTGGGTGAGTTCAAATCCATCTTTGAGAGAGGCAAATTTcttaacgataaattttcCTCCAACGATGAAACCTTGCAGGTCTACGATCGTTGGTGCAGACATGACTGTTGTTATCAAGAAGACTGTGATTGACTTCGATGCGTCGTAGAGTTATATATTGTCTTATCTCCCTCTCCTTTAATGTACAACGTTGTTAGGTGATTTTGCGCACAACGTTTGTCAACGGGTTGTACTGAACCACGCGGTCGTGTATGATGAGGCAGTACGCGGTGGTATTCGTCGACACATTCTCTTTGCATTCAAATTCTATGCGCACGTCCGCGGTTGCGCTCTTGACCGATTCGTTCTGTCGAGAGCAATCGATGATTACGAATGGACCGTTAAGTAGAAAAGTTGAAGTGGTGAGGTTCGGCTCGAGATACTCGTATCCATAATAACCCTTGCAGAAACGCGCGTACATGTCATACAGAATCgcccatttatttttatcgaaatccaaGTTCATATCGTCGTATGGATAACATTCCGAGTTCAGATACAGTTTCACGTTTGTCAATTTGCAATGATCGAATCGGCTTGGATCCTCGGACACAATGTTCTTTCGACCCGTCTGCAGAGCAAAGATAACATATCGTGGTTTCTCGAGCTGAGTAGCGGTCTTGATGGCCCACGAATGCTTAGTTGTTTCCTGCAATAGTGGAAACTTGTACAGATCCCATGAACGAAAAGCCATGCTCAGGTACCGTCCGCTCTCCAGAGTACGCAGCATCAACAACTTATGTATCTCATTCAGCAGTACGTGAGGCATGCGCCATTGTATCTTGAATATATCAATCGTGGGTTCCAACTCCGAACTTCCCATCAGACTGTTGTTATcgttacgcgcgcgtattaaaattaactcgtGACGAGCGTTGATCACCACGCGTCTGTAATCCTCGCAAAACCCCAACAACATGTTGAGTGgtacgcaaaaattaaagtatccatTCACGTCCCAACCCGAAATCCATCCGGCGTTTCTCAGAATCACGTTTTTGTCTGACGACACCGTTGCATAGTTTTTCAGTgtgctggttattccaacatttctgttgcgatcaatttcTACACCGTCGAGTTCGTATCGAATCTCATCGAACATGAACGCGACACAATTATTTCCCAGTACCACCAAAAATTCCTCGGCTGGTTTGTTTATTGTCACTTTTCCCTCGATGTATAGAAAACTTTCGAACGGCAATGTGTACAGATCCTGTTGGTGTATGGGTATTCGTATTTCGTCGCTGTGCCCGAACGTTGTGTTGGCAAACGGATTGTACGTATGAGTCTCGATCTTGACGATGCGCTCATCGAAGATCGGCTCGTCTCCGATGTTTAGAATGTCAGTCAGTTAGACGTTTCGCACTGCGAATCCCagagattgtaaaaatttaacgtttgacGCGTTGAGCTTCTTTTTCTCGGGACAACAGGatgattgaatattattaaacgttGTCGCAAGAATATCGGATGACTGTTGGAATGTTGGCACTGGTGTGGAGATAACGTTATCTTTCGCGCGCTGCGATGTGTTTAGcacgagcatctcacgttcGCGTTATTGTTGCAACCGTCGTCGCACGTGCAGTCTGACGGTGATTTCTTCTCCTCGAAAATCAAGTAATCGTCCGTTCTGATCGACGGCGCGTATTGTCAGATCCGTAATGCACCGCACGATGATTGGCAAATAAATGATTTGTGTGGGCCtttccgatatcttatatcctggtGGCACGCTCGATGAAAACTCATGTATCGTGTGTACACTCTTATTGTTGCTGTACGCGCCCGCGGTCACGTTGCATTCCACGCGAATAATGTTCACGTTCATTATGTTGATCGACGCGTCCGATTCGTGCCATTTTCGCGGTAGCAGTACACCACGCTTCGGTGAGAATCCTAGCAGCGATCCTATGTTGTTGGGTTTACCAAAATGTATACTGTAGGCGCATTTGATCTCACATCTCATTGTATTGTAATTGGCGCGAAGCGTTATCGGATACTCcccatcattatcatcatcgtTGTCCCCACGCATAACGTCACCGGAATGAGTTCCGTCGTGTTGCGGACGTTTTCGTGAAATTGTGCGTTTCAAAAATTCGTTTATAGCTCGCAGTTCGTACGATCCCTCGGGAATCGTAATCTCCGTGTTATCCTTGTCAAAGTAAAACGTATTGTTTGAGGCATTCACGTTCGGTATTGTGTTATAGGTTTCAAAAATCGCTAGACCGAGCTCGTAATCATCGTCGCTCAAATCTATAGCCGGAGAATAGTGAGCCGCGAGAACACTGCTCTTGCCGCTCAGGGTAAACGTCAGCGACATGATGGTGTTGAAATACTGAGTCTTTGCGGTCCTAGTTCagctttttaaattcataCGCGTTGGAGAAACTGCAGGCAGAGTTGTCCACAAATGCTCTGATCGTACGTTTGATAGGACGTTCGATTATACTCAATCGTTGTCACTCCCTCCCCAAAGTATCGTACTAGTTCTCTAGGCGGTCGAAGATTGCCGAAACTATCGAAATACGCGATGTGGTTACCCCTCTTTGCGTACGCCACCCAGTGAGTACCGGGGCCCGTCGTATCGTCCAAATTTACGATACCACTCTCGTTTAGACGCGCACCACTCGTCGGTAACGCGTTACGCATAAAAACACCTCTGAAATATGGAATACGCGCGCGTTTTGCCAGTTGCGTCAATTGTACGTTCGTCGTCGCACCTGTAGGTAGTGTTAATGTTTCttcgacgtttttttttcttctgtatacCTTTTCCATGTTTGTACGGGGCGAGATACAGTCCTCGCCCGCGTTTGTACGGGGAGAGATATAAGCCGTGACCTTCGCGTGATTGTGACGCTGTAACTCCTCGAGCTGACGTCGCGCGGCTTTGTTGTCGTTCACCGCCTTTGCCACACCAGCCGCTCCACCAATCAAGGATCCGAGTGCACCCAATATTGGTAAAATCGGTAATGCACCGCCTCGTTTTGCAGCCTGAAGTATACGTTTCTTTTTCGTCGATTTTTTCGTTGAATTTTTCTTCATACCCATACCGATTTTCGTCTTGGCTTTCATGGCTGCCCAGACAGCAGCAGCTGCTGCTCTTTCCCCGAGAGGTGAATCTTTCGCGATTACTCGTTTTAGCGCTTTGTCCGCGAGTATCTTGTCCGCCGCGTGTCTGTCGGTGAGCTCGTTGCTCTGGGAGTACGCAATGTTGTGTTCGCGACACGCCGCGTCGAGCGGATTTATGACCTTGGTCACCTCTGGCCAATCGCTTTTTCAGCCGAGTACCCGGACCGCAAAACTGGTAACCGGGAATATGTAATTCGAAAGGAAGAGCGTTTATCGCGCGATTCAGCAGTTGACCACAGCCACGTTTTACCATTGCGACAGCCGACATTCGACACAATTTTTGATCAACGGCGCGGGTCCGTCGATGTGCGTCCGCTGCCACGGTTGATTGTAATGCTCGTAGCAACGACGATAGCTTCGAACCTCTAGATCAGCCCTTATATGTTCCCACACGTGTTCGATGTAGTTGCCACACACGCGTAGCAAAATAGGTTTTGGCACGAATTGTAACTGCTCGGTGCTCAATTCGAGTATATCGGAGGGGTGTGACAGTATGAGATACATGTTTGATACTGAGCGATGCGTGATTTTACACGCCTATAAATAGCCTAGGATTGCGACATGTTTCGTTCtgaataaagcaaaaaatataaaagatgttaaacatatgtaaaacggttgtacatacgtacataaaAAACGGTTATACTGTAATGAGCCGTTCCTCCGCCACGCTAAGGCATATAGATACGAGGCCGTTACCCTCCTACCTCGTGTAGTCCCCTCCGCTTATCTCGGTCTCCCCGCACATCTCCACTCCTCTTGTCAACAAACGggggctataaaagccctccgctGGTGATAAGGAATCAGATCTCCCCGGTCTAGCGTACTGAGCCGACCGATCCACTCAGCGAATTGAGCTGAGTATCCAGAGCACGCACTGAGTGCCGAACATAACCGCAAACCCGGCTTCCTTCACTAGCGCGCACTGAGCGCTTCCTCGCGCCACGCTGTGAGTGGCAAAACACCGCCCCGCTCGACACCCGGATCCCGGTACGCGTATTGAGCTACCGATCCCGACCGCACACGGGGACCCCGTACTGAGGGGAAACCGCCGACGCGGAGGACCATCCACGCGGGATGATCCTCGACGATAATAACAGCTGATCGTCGAACAGCTGATCACCGTGGCTGTCGAGCCGAGCTCCGCGCCGTACCGCGCAGTCGCGCACCGCCGCGACCAATCGTGACGCCGCACCGACCGACTCAGCGAATGCGAACGCCGCACCGTACCGCGCAGCCGCGACCGTAacgccgcagccaatccggctacCACCGCGACCGACACGAACGCCGCCACGCATTACACCGCCGCGATTACACCGCCACGAGCATTGTAATCCGTAAGACCGGCCGCTAACGCCGATCGACGCACCGACCGATACACGGGCCATACgcccgccgcagccaatccggcacCGAATACTCGACGCGCACATGCGTCCCGCGACACGCGTCGCCATAATAAATCGCCCGCGACTCGCATAGCGAAATCTTAGTTGTAAGTTATTAGAGTAGGGAACTTGTATATATTAGATAGGCAtttagtgaaataaatactattGTTAAACATATACCGCTTGCCTTCGTCATTCATTCAACCAGCCCGCCGCCCGAACCCTGAATTAaccgcggctatccgtagcacatcataattgaaaattcacggttacaataCATATACGTAAGGACGTTTAAAACGTGAAATGAACGTaagaagtacgtgaacgaaTGTGGAACGAACGTGTGAAGtatgtgaacgaacgtgaaatgAATATAAGAAGTATGTGAACGAACGTAAGAAGTACGTAAACGAACGTaagaagtacgtgaacgaacgtaagAATATGTAAACGAACGTGGAAAGTAcgtaaacgaacgtgaaacgaacataAGAAGTACGTAAACGAACGTGGAAAGTACGGGAACGAACGTaagaagtacgtgaacgaacgtaagAAGTACGTGAACAAACGTTAAAAGTATGTGAATGAATGTGGAAAGTATGTGAacgaatgtaaaaatattaattctatattaatttagcagTCATCTTCAACAGGATCGCCCATTAGTAGGCACGGTGATAAGTTGTGTCACGCCCGACTATTGATAAACACAGCGATCACGCCCATCCATTGCGAGGTATAGCGTCACGCCCGCGCAGCTATTGATACACGCTGCGACGAGCTTATCTTCCTTCTTCGCGCGGCCATTGATACGCGCCGCGATGAGCTTATCTTCTTTCTTTA
This genomic window from Monomorium pharaonis isolate MP-MQ-018 chromosome 8, ASM1337386v2, whole genome shotgun sequence contains:
- the LOC118646914 gene encoding uncharacterized protein LOC118646914, which encodes MFDEIRYELDGVEIDRNRNVGITSTLKNYATVSSDKNVILRNAGWISGWDVNGYFNFCVPLNMLLGFCEDYRRVVINARHELILIRARNDNNSLMGSSELEPTIDIFKIQWRMPHVLLNEIHKLLMLRTLESGRYLSMAFRSWDLYKFPLLQETTKHSWAIKTATQLEKPRYVIFALQTGRKNIVSEDPSRFDHCKLTNVKLYLNSECYPYDDMNLDFDKNKWAILYDMYARFCKGYYGYEYLEPNLTTSTFLLNGPFVIIDCSRQNESVKSATADVRIEFECKENVSTNTTAYCLIIHDRVVQYNPLTNVVRKIT